The following coding sequences are from one Elusimicrobium minutum Pei191 window:
- the hypE gene encoding hydrogenase expression/formation protein HypE encodes MKNKITLAHGAGAEVSRGFIKKTLLKYFKSKSLAELSDSAKIKINSKDILFTTDSYVVNPVFFPGGNIGDLAVCGTVNDISVSGGDIKYISLGLIIEEGLDLKELEQILKAVALRAKEAGVEIVTGDTKVVERGGADKIFINTSGIGQAIADATVKARNIKKGDKIIVSGNLAEHGISVMNERHKLGLKGLKSDVAPLNKITKALFLKFDKDIHMTRDLTRGGLAGALKEIAEQAKKDIELEESRVPLSKAVKGAVSILGVDPLQTANEGKFVCIADAKKAESVLKLLKTFAYGKDAKICGTVLKTRKGRVYIKTPLGASRALAEHEGSNLPRIC; translated from the coding sequence ATGAAAAATAAAATTACTCTTGCCCACGGGGCGGGCGCGGAAGTTTCGCGCGGGTTTATAAAAAAAACCTTATTAAAATATTTTAAAAGTAAAAGTTTAGCGGAGCTTTCAGACTCGGCTAAAATTAAAATAAACTCAAAGGATATTTTATTTACAACTGACAGTTATGTTGTAAACCCCGTATTTTTCCCCGGCGGCAATATAGGCGATTTGGCAGTTTGCGGTACCGTTAATGATATAAGCGTTAGCGGCGGGGATATTAAATATATTTCTTTAGGACTTATTATTGAGGAAGGGCTGGATTTAAAAGAGCTGGAACAAATTTTAAAAGCGGTAGCTTTACGGGCTAAAGAAGCGGGTGTTGAGATTGTAACCGGCGATACTAAAGTAGTTGAGCGCGGCGGGGCCGATAAAATTTTTATAAACACATCAGGCATAGGCCAGGCAATTGCGGACGCAACTGTTAAAGCCCGAAATATTAAGAAAGGCGACAAAATTATAGTAAGCGGCAATTTGGCCGAGCACGGTATAAGCGTAATGAATGAACGCCACAAACTTGGCCTTAAAGGCTTAAAAAGCGATGTGGCCCCTTTAAATAAAATAACAAAAGCACTGTTTTTAAAATTTGACAAAGACATTCATATGACGCGTGATTTAACAAGGGGCGGCCTTGCCGGCGCGCTTAAAGAAATTGCGGAACAAGCTAAAAAAGATATTGAGTTGGAAGAAAGCCGCGTTCCGCTTTCTAAAGCTGTAAAAGGAGCAGTCAGTATACTCGGCGTAGACCCGCTGCAAACCGCTAACGAAGGTAAATTTGTATGCATAGCGGATGCAAAAAAAGCCGAAAGCGTTTTGAAACTTTTAAAAACTTTTGCTTACGGTAAAGACGCTAAAATTTGCGGAACTGTTTTAAAAACAAGGAAAGGGCGGGTTTATATAAAAACGCCGCTCGGTGCCAGCCGCGCGCTGGCTGAGCATGAGGGCAGTAATTTGCCGCGTATATGTTAA
- the hypF gene encoding carbamoyltransferase HypF encodes MLRKRILINGVVQGVGFRPFIYKSALKFRLSGFVQNTSAGVITEAQGSKENINKFILFIKQNCPPQAKIEDLKITDIKEKKEKGFLIIASKKDNIQTVFLPPDLAMCKDCGKEILNPKDRRFLYPLTNCTNCGPRLSITKTLPYDRKATTMSKFKMCPACQKEYESPNSRRFHAQPNACPVCGPQVFFKFKNKNFKGLKALKTAAVFLDKGKITAVKSIGGYHLACDAKNPKAVTSLRLSKKRPYKPLAIMFKDLKTAKKYCFINKIEARALLSPAAPIVIVKKKKELKLISDNLNNYGIMLPYTPLHKILFSLLKTDVLVMTSGNAKGGALCSGDGEAFKKLSKIADGFLYHEREIYNKVDDSIMFEALGKMRFIRRARGFAPLPATLAKKAKKSILALGADKTAAFCLVKENKAYLSQYIGDLNKKENGGFYLTALEKNKRLLGINPQVTIADLHPGYFTNKLPFKNVNKIQHHAAHALSVAAEHNLKGRFLAVNLDGSGLGSDGAIWGGEFLAFNNKNWKRAAYFEPLPLPAGDESVSEIWLLTLGAIKKIYGKDWTNYKYLFKNVPRQKFRLALKLIDNGINVYNSSSAGRVFDIVSHIALGITKTTYQAQAAMELEAKCLRLKSPYKVVMEKQNGCYIIKTGEMLKEILSYSRSAEEISARFHAYMVYSVLETAKKLKLKNICLSGGVFQNKVLLKGTVNVLKRAGFNVYLNEQTPCNDGGLALGQAWNMV; translated from the coding sequence ATGTTAAGAAAAAGGATTTTAATAAACGGCGTTGTGCAGGGCGTGGGTTTTAGGCCTTTTATTTATAAAAGCGCTTTAAAATTTAGGCTTAGCGGCTTTGTGCAAAATACTTCGGCGGGTGTTATAACTGAAGCTCAGGGGAGTAAAGAAAATATAAATAAATTTATACTTTTTATAAAACAAAACTGCCCGCCGCAGGCTAAGATAGAAGATCTTAAAATAACGGATATAAAAGAAAAAAAAGAAAAAGGTTTTTTAATTATCGCAAGTAAAAAAGACAATATTCAAACCGTTTTTTTACCGCCTGACTTAGCTATGTGTAAAGATTGCGGCAAGGAAATACTTAACCCCAAAGACCGCCGTTTTTTATACCCGCTTACCAACTGCACCAACTGCGGCCCCAGGCTCAGTATTACAAAAACTTTGCCCTATGACCGCAAGGCAACCACAATGTCAAAGTTTAAAATGTGCCCCGCCTGCCAAAAGGAGTATGAAAGCCCAAACTCCCGCCGTTTTCACGCTCAGCCTAACGCCTGCCCAGTCTGCGGGCCGCAAGTATTTTTCAAATTTAAAAATAAAAATTTTAAAGGTTTAAAAGCCTTAAAAACCGCAGCCGTTTTTTTAGATAAAGGTAAAATCACGGCTGTAAAAAGTATAGGCGGTTATCATTTAGCCTGCGACGCTAAAAATCCTAAAGCTGTCACTTCTCTGAGACTTAGCAAAAAACGCCCCTACAAACCTTTAGCTATAATGTTTAAAGATTTAAAAACCGCCAAAAAATATTGTTTTATAAATAAAATTGAGGCCCGCGCCCTTTTGTCGCCCGCCGCGCCTATAGTAATTGTAAAAAAGAAAAAAGAGCTTAAGCTTATTTCGGATAATCTTAATAATTATGGTATTATGCTGCCTTATACGCCGCTTCATAAAATATTATTTTCCCTCTTAAAAACGGATGTTTTGGTCATGACTTCGGGCAACGCCAAAGGCGGCGCGCTTTGCAGCGGCGATGGGGAAGCTTTTAAAAAACTTTCCAAAATAGCGGATGGCTTTTTATACCACGAGCGTGAAATTTATAATAAGGTTGATGACAGTATTATGTTTGAAGCCTTGGGCAAAATGCGTTTTATAAGGCGGGCCAGAGGCTTTGCCCCGCTGCCCGCCACGCTTGCTAAAAAAGCTAAAAAAAGCATTTTAGCTTTGGGGGCTGATAAAACGGCCGCTTTTTGTTTAGTTAAAGAAAATAAAGCTTATCTAAGTCAGTATATAGGCGATTTGAATAAAAAAGAAAACGGCGGGTTTTATTTAACCGCGCTTGAAAAAAATAAGAGGCTTTTAGGGATAAACCCCCAAGTTACAATTGCCGATTTGCACCCCGGTTATTTTACAAACAAACTGCCTTTTAAGAATGTAAATAAAATACAGCATCACGCTGCGCACGCTTTAAGCGTGGCGGCGGAGCATAATTTAAAAGGCCGTTTTTTAGCGGTAAATCTTGACGGTAGCGGACTGGGAAGCGACGGCGCCATATGGGGCGGGGAGTTTTTGGCTTTTAATAATAAAAATTGGAAAAGGGCCGCTTATTTTGAGCCTTTGCCCTTACCCGCCGGGGATGAAAGCGTAAGCGAAATTTGGCTCCTTACATTAGGCGCTATTAAAAAAATTTATGGCAAGGATTGGACTAACTATAAATATCTTTTTAAAAATGTGCCGCGGCAAAAATTTAGGCTGGCCTTAAAACTTATAGACAACGGTATTAACGTTTATAACTCTAGCAGCGCGGGCCGTGTTTTTGATATTGTAAGCCATATCGCTTTAGGCATTACCAAAACCACATACCAGGCCCAGGCGGCCATGGAGCTTGAGGCAAAATGCCTTAGGCTTAAAAGCCCTTATAAAGTTGTTATGGAAAAACAAAATGGTTGTTACATTATAAAAACAGGGGAGATGTTAAAAGAAATTTTATCTTATTCGAGGAGCGCGGAAGAAATATCGGCAAGATTTCACGCTTACATGGTTTACTCTGTTTTGGAAACGGCAAAAAAACTTAAACTTAAAAATATTTGTTTAAGCGGAGGCGTATTTCAAAATAAAGTTTTATTGAAAGGCACGGTAAATGTTTTAAAACGCGCAGGATTTAATGTGTATTTAAATGAACAAACGCCTTGTAACGACGGGGGGTTGGCTCTCGGACAGGCGTGGAATATGGTTTAA
- a CDS encoding type IV pilin protein, with the protein MNRKGFTLIELLVVVLIIGILAAIALPQYFKAVEKSRMAEAETIIGNAILAQQRYFMSTGRYTDNWKRLDTTPTGDLKQRTNANDTLRTKSSGNGFIVQLVASGTTGHVIANRENTSYPYALAKSFTSTGSLKPFCYTADTTGKAFDICEEWNDGATQADSSAAGIAGLAYSGTW; encoded by the coding sequence ATGAATAGAAAAGGTTTCACATTAATTGAGCTTTTAGTAGTGGTGCTCATTATCGGTATTTTGGCAGCAATTGCGTTGCCTCAGTACTTTAAAGCAGTAGAAAAATCAAGAATGGCGGAAGCCGAAACAATTATCGGTAACGCTATACTTGCCCAGCAGAGATATTTTATGTCTACTGGCAGATATACGGACAACTGGAAAAGGCTTGACACAACGCCTACCGGCGACCTTAAGCAAAGAACAAACGCCAATGATACGCTCCGCACAAAATCAAGCGGAAACGGTTTCATTGTGCAACTTGTTGCGAGCGGCACCACAGGCCATGTTATTGCCAACAGGGAAAATACTTCATATCCGTATGCTTTGGCAAAATCATTTACGTCAACAGGCAGCTTAAAACCGTTCTGCTACACGGCAGATACAACAGGTAAAGCCTTTGATATTTGTGAAGAGTGGAACGATGGCGCGACACAGGCTGATTCTTCAGCAGCCGGTATCGCCGGTCTCGCTTACAGCGGTACATGGTAA
- a CDS encoding M48 family metallopeptidase produces MKKTLYILITLTFLAACATVAGTGRKQFITMSYEEEQALGLQSFNEVLSSSQVITGTAEANLVNKVGRDLATHAGVDYNWKFVLIKDNQINAFCLPGGKVAVYSGILPIAKDADGLAVVMGHEIAHALARHGAERMSQSSLLNMGGQILGATTTNANVLSAYGLASNLGVMLPYSRKHESEADYLGLMLMAKAGYDPRKAVDFWQRMSAAGSSGTPQFLSTHPSDAKRIADIQKHLSEAMQYYTLSKH; encoded by the coding sequence ATGAAAAAAACTTTATATATTCTTATAACGCTTACGTTTTTAGCCGCCTGCGCTACTGTAGCAGGAACCGGAAGAAAACAATTTATAACAATGTCTTACGAAGAGGAGCAGGCTTTGGGGCTGCAGTCTTTTAACGAAGTTCTTTCAAGTTCACAGGTAATAACAGGCACGGCTGAAGCCAATTTAGTAAACAAAGTAGGGCGTGATTTGGCAACTCACGCGGGGGTTGATTACAACTGGAAATTTGTTTTAATAAAAGATAATCAAATAAACGCGTTTTGTCTGCCGGGCGGCAAAGTAGCCGTGTATTCGGGCATATTACCCATAGCAAAAGACGCCGACGGGCTTGCCGTTGTAATGGGGCATGAGATAGCGCACGCTTTAGCCCGCCACGGAGCTGAAAGAATGAGCCAAAGTTCCTTGCTTAACATGGGCGGACAGATTTTAGGCGCAACAACAACCAACGCAAACGTTTTATCGGCTTACGGGCTTGCGTCAAATTTAGGGGTAATGCTTCCTTACAGCCGCAAACATGAAAGCGAGGCCGATTATTTAGGCCTTATGCTTATGGCAAAAGCAGGTTATGATCCTAGAAAAGCGGTTGATTTTTGGCAAAGAATGAGTGCCGCGGGCTCTTCGGGCACACCGCAATTTCTTTCCACACATCCTTCGGACGCAAAAAGAATAGCCGATATACAAAAACATTTATCTGAGGCAATGCAATATTACACGCTTTCAAAGCATTGA
- a CDS encoding GDSL-type esterase/lipase family protein translates to MKKVILTAIIAAAMVFAYKSFTKTEIKNLQNNNSNTIVAFGDSLTYGHGASPGKSYPDILAQKTNMRVVNLGVSGETAPQGLARINDVFKHRPYMVLIEFGGNDFIRKTPFEETVSAIEKMVDAVQAQGAVAVIVDTGGNPFMGKYTKAYKQIAKEKGAVFVPAIMDGILTNPKLKSDQIHPNNEGYAVLAERVYKGIKKYLNR, encoded by the coding sequence ATGAAAAAAGTTATTTTAACCGCCATTATAGCGGCGGCTATGGTATTTGCTTACAAGAGTTTTACAAAAACGGAAATAAAAAACCTACAAAACAATAACAGTAATACCATAGTGGCTTTCGGCGACAGCCTTACATACGGACACGGGGCTTCACCCGGGAAATCATACCCGGACATACTTGCGCAAAAAACAAATATGCGCGTTGTAAATCTTGGCGTCAGCGGTGAAACCGCCCCCCAAGGGTTAGCAAGGATAAATGATGTTTTTAAGCACAGGCCTTATATGGTTTTAATAGAATTCGGCGGCAATGATTTTATAAGAAAAACGCCTTTTGAAGAAACCGTGTCCGCCATAGAAAAAATGGTTGACGCCGTGCAAGCCCAAGGCGCGGTGGCCGTTATAGTTGATACCGGCGGCAACCCTTTTATGGGCAAGTACACAAAAGCTTATAAACAAATAGCTAAAGAAAAAGGCGCTGTTTTTGTACCCGCTATTATGGACGGCATTTTAACAAACCCTAAACTTAAATCGGACCAGATTCACCCCAACAACGAAGGCTACGCCGTATTGGCTGAAAGGGTTTATAAAGGCATAAAAAAATACTTAAACCGCTGA
- a CDS encoding type III pantothenate kinase encodes MILTLDVGNTQIFGGVYEGDNLKLTFRKTSKGTLTSDELGLFLRQVLRENGLDPKKIREVGVSSVVPDINRTIHNSCMKYLGLEPFMIGPGIKTGLNIRGRDAANLGADRVADAIAAMNIYPDRNLLIIDFGTANTYDAISKNKEYKGGAIQIGVSTSLNALIQNAALLSKVEILDPGGAASLTTEGQIQAGLYYGNLGAIKEFITRIKKECFGNEESIVIGTGGMGRLFESAKVFDVYLPDLVILGIKIALEQNRSV; translated from the coding sequence ATGATTCTTACATTAGATGTTGGCAATACACAGATTTTCGGCGGTGTTTATGAAGGTGACAATCTTAAACTTACTTTTAGAAAAACTTCTAAGGGTACATTAACCTCAGATGAACTGGGCCTGTTTTTAAGACAGGTTTTAAGAGAAAACGGCCTGGATCCAAAAAAAATCAGAGAAGTGGGCGTTTCTTCAGTAGTGCCTGATATTAACAGAACAATACATAACAGTTGTATGAAATATTTGGGGCTTGAGCCTTTTATGATAGGCCCCGGCATTAAAACAGGGTTAAACATACGCGGGCGCGACGCAGCCAACCTGGGCGCGGACCGCGTGGCCGACGCTATTGCCGCCATGAATATTTACCCCGATAGAAATTTGCTTATAATTGATTTCGGCACCGCAAACACTTATGACGCTATTTCTAAAAATAAAGAATATAAGGGCGGCGCCATACAGATAGGAGTAAGCACTTCTTTAAACGCTTTAATACAGAACGCGGCTCTTTTATCTAAAGTGGAAATTTTAGATCCCGGCGGAGCGGCCAGCCTTACTACCGAAGGTCAAATACAAGCGGGCCTTTATTATGGTAACTTAGGCGCGATAAAAGAATTTATAACAAGAATTAAAAAAGAATGTTTTGGTAATGAAGAAAGCATTGTTATCGGTACCGGTGGTATGGGCAGGTTGTTTGAATCGGCTAAAGTATTTGACGTTTATTTGCCTGATCTTGTAATACTTGGTATAAAGATAGCATTGGAACAAAACAGGAGCGTGTAA
- a CDS encoding DNA recombination protein RmuC, with the protein MSVWILVLIILIVAAACFFTGYLLADKKAAFKTASLEVKLSEREQNEERLVNTFKALSAEALNTNNKSFLELAKTTLEKYQESAKGDLEKRQQAINSLVEPVKETLGKFEVKIGEIEKERKGAYEGLKEQMHMLLGTTQTLSNALTSSSSRGRWGELQLKKIVELAGMMNHADFVEQSSVSTQDGRLRPDLIVKLPGGSNIVVDSKAPVSKYLEAVELKDPSARHAKFKEFAAQIKDHIKSLSSKAYWEQFSPTPDFVVLFIPGDSYFAAALEAEPALIENAVKEKVIVATPTTLISLLKAIAYGWRNVSVEQDAKEIAALGKELYERIATMSEHFYKIGSGLENATKSYNQTLRSYESRVLVSARRFKDFKVSDKEIDVSSEHTIDVLPNYSEDNKKDLLD; encoded by the coding sequence ATGTCCGTTTGGATTTTAGTTTTAATTATTTTAATTGTGGCGGCGGCCTGCTTTTTTACCGGTTATTTACTGGCTGATAAAAAAGCCGCGTTTAAGACAGCTTCTTTAGAAGTAAAATTAAGCGAACGTGAGCAGAACGAGGAGCGCCTTGTAAACACTTTTAAAGCTCTTTCGGCCGAGGCTCTTAATACAAACAATAAATCCTTTCTTGAACTTGCCAAAACCACCTTGGAAAAATACCAGGAATCCGCCAAAGGCGACCTTGAAAAAAGACAACAGGCCATAAACAGCCTTGTCGAACCCGTAAAAGAAACGCTTGGTAAATTTGAAGTTAAAATAGGCGAAATTGAAAAAGAAAGAAAAGGCGCCTACGAAGGCCTTAAAGAGCAAATGCATATGCTTTTAGGCACTACGCAAACTCTATCAAACGCTTTAACATCCTCCTCGTCACGCGGCAGATGGGGGGAATTGCAGCTTAAAAAAATTGTTGAGCTTGCTGGCATGATGAATCACGCCGATTTTGTTGAACAGTCCTCCGTTTCCACTCAGGACGGACGCTTAAGACCTGACTTAATAGTAAAACTGCCCGGCGGCAGCAATATCGTTGTGGACAGTAAAGCGCCCGTTTCAAAATATCTTGAAGCTGTTGAACTTAAAGATCCTTCCGCCAGGCATGCAAAATTTAAGGAGTTCGCCGCCCAGATAAAAGACCATATTAAAAGTTTAAGCAGCAAGGCTTATTGGGAGCAGTTTAGCCCCACGCCTGATTTTGTTGTGCTTTTTATACCGGGGGATTCTTATTTCGCCGCCGCTTTGGAGGCTGAACCTGCTTTAATTGAAAACGCAGTAAAAGAAAAAGTTATTGTTGCTACGCCGACAACTTTAATAAGTTTGCTTAAGGCTATAGCGTACGGGTGGAGAAATGTGTCTGTCGAACAAGACGCCAAAGAAATTGCCGCTTTGGGTAAAGAACTTTATGAAAGAATAGCCACCATGTCCGAGCATTTTTATAAAATCGGTTCCGGCTTGGAAAACGCCACAAAAAGTTATAACCAAACATTACGCTCTTATGAGTCGCGCGTGCTTGTAAGCGCGAGAAGGTTTAAAGATTTTAAAGTGTCCGATAAAGAAATAGATGTTTCTTCCGAGCATACTATTGACGTGCTTCCAAATTATTCAGAAGACAATAAAAAAGACCTCCTTGACTAA
- a CDS encoding GreA/GreB family elongation factor: MEKYYLSRKNYEKLREDLTALKEIKAKLSLEIGEAAQQGDLRENAEYAAAKSRQEETLVKIQDLEQKLRNAQITDDIQVDKSEARIGATVTVHDISADIDFTYTLVGSMESNPEKGLLSVQSPLAVSILGKKEGEEFEAVLPKGKKMYKLVKLEYK; this comes from the coding sequence ATGGAGAAGTATTATTTAAGCCGTAAAAATTATGAAAAATTAAGAGAGGATTTAACCGCCTTAAAAGAAATTAAGGCGAAACTATCCCTTGAAATAGGCGAAGCCGCCCAGCAGGGTGATTTAAGGGAAAACGCCGAGTACGCAGCCGCTAAATCAAGGCAGGAAGAGACTTTAGTTAAAATTCAGGATTTGGAACAGAAGCTCAGAAACGCGCAAATTACCGATGATATCCAGGTAGATAAAAGCGAAGCTCGCATTGGCGCAACCGTAACGGTGCACGATATTTCGGCAGATATTGATTTTACTTATACTTTGGTAGGCTCTATGGAAAGTAATCCCGAAAAAGGTTTATTATCGGTACAATCGCCTTTAGCGGTTTCAATTTTAGGCAAAAAGGAAGGGGAAGAATTTGAAGCCGTGCTTCCCAAAGGCAAAAAAATGTATAAGCTTGTTAAACTGGAATATAAATAA
- the radA gene encoding DNA repair protein RadA: MKLKTVFVCQSCGFKAPKWTGQCPDCSEWNTMVEEVEAAPSKTASKSKSFTSFSSEIINLSDTKTLREERELTGISELDRLLGGGIVKGQLILLAGAPGIGKSTLMLQTAASLSKGKKVLYISGEESLNQISSRALRLGVEGKNIFLLSETNMQNIIEALDKVKPEVLIIDSIQTVYHPEFSSSPGTIGQVRECAAELLRLCKPKGTVLFILGHVTKDGELAGPKVLEHMVDTVLYFDTEKDNILRLLRPHKNRFGSTHEIGLFQMTGHGLTPVEDASVYFAGNSRNKPLIGRAYSIALEGTRPILTEVQALVVPTRYPFPRRVSTGIDLNRCQVLLASIEKNAGISLENKDIYISLAGGVKIKDPALDLALSAAVISSVKDIPISNTDVFLAEVGILGPLAKVPLADRRIAEAGRLGFKRVFTSIISKNEEPSDNKTQVLQLESIADLVLKLK, from the coding sequence ATGAAATTAAAAACAGTATTTGTTTGCCAAAGCTGCGGTTTTAAAGCGCCTAAGTGGACCGGGCAATGCCCTGACTGCTCGGAATGGAATACTATGGTTGAGGAAGTTGAGGCCGCCCCTTCGAAAACGGCGTCCAAATCAAAATCTTTTACAAGTTTTTCCTCTGAGATAATAAATCTTTCCGACACTAAAACCCTGCGTGAAGAGCGTGAACTTACAGGCATCAGCGAGCTGGACAGGCTTTTGGGCGGCGGCATTGTAAAAGGGCAGCTTATTCTTTTAGCAGGTGCGCCCGGTATAGGCAAATCAACATTAATGCTTCAAACTGCGGCAAGTTTATCAAAAGGTAAAAAAGTTTTATATATTTCGGGTGAGGAAAGTTTAAACCAAATATCGTCGCGCGCTTTAAGGCTTGGCGTGGAAGGCAAAAATATTTTCCTTTTGTCTGAAACAAACATGCAAAATATTATTGAAGCGTTAGATAAAGTTAAGCCCGAAGTTCTTATAATAGACTCTATTCAAACGGTTTACCACCCCGAGTTTTCCTCATCACCCGGAACAATAGGACAGGTGCGCGAATGCGCCGCCGAACTTTTAAGACTTTGCAAACCCAAAGGAACTGTTTTATTTATTTTAGGACACGTTACAAAAGACGGCGAACTCGCCGGCCCTAAAGTTTTAGAACATATGGTTGACACCGTTTTATATTTTGACACGGAAAAAGATAATATTTTAAGGCTGCTGCGGCCGCATAAAAACCGTTTTGGCTCAACGCATGAAATAGGTTTATTTCAAATGACGGGGCACGGGCTTACGCCTGTTGAGGACGCCAGCGTTTATTTCGCAGGAAACTCAAGAAACAAGCCTTTAATAGGAAGGGCTTATTCCATAGCTTTAGAAGGCACCAGGCCTATTTTAACGGAAGTTCAGGCTTTGGTTGTGCCTACAAGATATCCTTTTCCCAGGCGCGTTTCCACGGGTATAGATTTAAACAGATGCCAGGTTTTATTAGCTTCAATAGAAAAAAACGCCGGCATAAGTTTGGAAAATAAAGATATTTATATAAGCCTTGCCGGCGGAGTTAAAATAAAAGATCCTGCGCTTGATTTGGCACTGTCGGCCGCCGTAATAAGCTCTGTTAAAGATATCCCTATATCTAATACGGACGTTTTTCTGGCTGAAGTAGGCATCTTGGGGCCGCTTGCTAAAGTCCCTTTGGCGGACAGGCGCATAGCGGAAGCTGGCCGCCTTGGTTTTAAAAGAGTGTTTACCTCAATTATTAGTAAAAATGAGGAACCGTCCGACAATAAAACGCAGGTTTTACAGTTGGAATCCATAGCCGATTTAGTATTAAAACTAAAGTAA